AAGGCCTCCTCCGGCTCCTGCCACGCGTGGCCCTCGACCTTCGCGTCCTCGCGCGCCAGGCCCGTCTCCGGGTCCGCCAGTGCCCGTACGTGCGGCAACAGGCGCGGGTCCAGCCAGGGTTCGCCGCGGCCCACGAACTCCGGGTACACACACAGCCGTTCACGCAACTCGAAGCCCGCCTCCGCCGACTGCTCGCGGAGCAACTCGATCTGGGGCCAAGGGCGTTCGGGGTTCACGTGGTCGATCGTCAGGGGCGAGACCCCGCCCCAGTCGTCGATGCCCGCGCCGATCAGGCGCTTGTACTCCGAGTCGACAAGGTTGGGCGGGGCCTGGACGCAGGCCGACGGGCCCATGATGTGGCGGGCCACCGCGACCGTCGCGACCAGCTCGTCCAGTTCCGCGTCCGGCATCCCGCGCATCGCCGTGTCCGGCTTGGCGCGGAAGTTCTGGATGATGAGTTCCTGGATGCCGTGGTACGACCTCGACACCTTCCGCAGCGCGAACAGGGAGTCCGCGCGCTCCTCGTACGTCTCGCCGATGCCGATCAGGATGCCGGACGTGAAGGGGACCGAGGACCGGCCCGCGTCCTCCAGCACCCGCAGGCGTACGGCGGGCTCCTTGTCCGGGGAGCCGTAGTGCGGGCCGCCCGGCTCCGACCAGAGCCGCTCAGCTGTCGTTTCGAGCATCATGCCCATGCTCGGCGCGACCGGCTTCAGGCGCTGGAAGTCCGTCCAGGTCATCACCCCGGGGTTGAGGTGCGGGAGCAGGCCCGTCTCCTCCAGGATGCGGATCGAGATGGCGCGGACGTACGCGATCGTGTCGTCGTAGCCGTGCGCGTCGAGCCACTCGCGCGCCTCCGGCCAGCGGTCCTCGGGCTTGTCGCCGAGGGTGATCAGGGCTTCCTTGCAACCGAGTTCGGCGCCCTTGCGCGCGATGTCGAGGACCTCGTCCGGGGACATGAACATCCCGTGGCCGGCGCGGCGGAGCTTGCCGGGGACCGTGACGAACGTGCAGTAGTGGCACTTGTCGCGGCACAGGCGGGTGAGGGGGATGAAGACGCTCTTCGAGTACGTGATCACGCCGGGGCGGCCGGCCGTCTCCAGGCCCGCGTCGCGCACGCGGGCGGCGGACGCGGTGAGGTCGTCGAGGGCCTCGCCGCGCGCCTGGAGCAGCACGGCCGCTTCCGTCACGTCGAGGGCCACGCCGTCACGGGCGCGTTTGAGGGCGCGACGCATGGAGTTCTCGGTCGGGCCGGTTCCGGAGCTCGCGGGAGTCGTCATCCTTCGAGCATACGATCGGTCTGATCAGGCCAAAGAGGGACGGCCGATTCGTTCCGGCCGGGCAGGTCGTTACACGGTGTCACTGGCACGGGGAGCACCCCACCCTCCCCCTACCGCCTCCAGCCCTCGTCCGTGCCGACTCCGGTTTCCCGACACCCGGCGATTCCCTGTCCTTGCACGGGAGTTCACAGCCGACTATCAGAGTCGTACGGGTCACCTCCGCCCACCTCCGCGCCATCCCTGTCACTCACGACACCCCGGGAGCAGCAGCATGTGCGACGACGATCACGGAAACGGCACCACCAGACGCGCGCTGATCGTGACGGGCGCCGCCGCCGCGCTTACGTTGGGAAGCGTGACTTTCGCGAGCGGTGCGACGACCCCGCCGAGCGGCGCCCAGGAGACGCGGACGGTACGGGGCACCCTCCCGACCGGCTCACCCGACTACGTGTACGTGCCGGTCGAGGTCCCCGCCGGGGTCCGTGAGCTGAAGGTGGCGTACACGTACGACAAGCCCTCCGTCCCGGCCGGCACCCAGGGCAACGCCCTCGACATCGGCATCTTCGACCAGCACGGCACGGACCTGGGCGGCAGGGGCTTCCGGGGCTGGTCGGGCGGGGCCCGCACGGAGTTCTTCATCCGCGCGGACGACGCGACGCCCGGCTACCTCCCGGGCCCGGTGCGCGCCGGCACCTGGCACGTCGCGCTCGGCCCGTACACCGTCTCCCCGCAGGGCCTGTCGTACGAGCTCACGATCACGCTCACCTACGGCGAACCGGGCACCGCCCCGCGGCCGGTGTACCCGCCGGAGCGGGCGAAGGGGCGCGGGCGGGCCTGGTACCGGGGTGACTGCCACCTGCACTCCTGGTACTCGGACGGACGCCGCACCCCGGCCGAGATCGCGGCGCTGGCGCGGGCGGCGGGCCTGGACTTCATCAACTCGTCGGACCACAACACCCAGTCCTCGCACCCGCATTGGGCCTCCGAGGCGGGCGACGACCTGCTGATCATGCTCGGCGAGGAAGTCACGACCCGCAACGGCCACGTCGTCGCCCTCGGCACCGAGCCCGACACCTTCATCGACTGGCGCTACCGGGCCCGGGACAACCGCTTCGGGAAGTACGCCCGCGAGATCCGCCGCGCCGGCGGCCTGGTCGTCCCCGCCCACCCGCACGCCGCCTGCATCGGCTGCGCCTGGAAGTTCGGCTTCGGCGAGGCGGACGCCGTCGAGGTGTGGAACGGCCCCTACACCCCGGACGACGAGATCGCCCTGGCCTCCTGGGACGCGACGCTGGTGGCCTCCGTACGGGAGAACCGCGCGTGGCTCCCGGCGATGGGCAACAGCGACGCCCACCGCGACCCCGACGCGGTCGGCCTGCCGCAAACCGTCGTCCTGGCCGACGACTTGACGAGGGAGGCGATCCAGGACGGCCTCCGCGCGGGCCGCTCCTACGTCGCCGAGTCCAAGAACCTCTCCCTCACCTTCACCGCGTCCGGCGGCCGGGCCCAACACGCGGGAATCGGCGAGCGGTTGAGGGTCGACGCGGA
The nucleotide sequence above comes from Streptomyces sp. N50. Encoded proteins:
- a CDS encoding CehA/McbA family metallohydrolase is translated as MCDDDHGNGTTRRALIVTGAAAALTLGSVTFASGATTPPSGAQETRTVRGTLPTGSPDYVYVPVEVPAGVRELKVAYTYDKPSVPAGTQGNALDIGIFDQHGTDLGGRGFRGWSGGARTEFFIRADDATPGYLPGPVRAGTWHVALGPYTVSPQGLSYELTITLTYGEPGTAPRPVYPPERAKGRGRAWYRGDCHLHSWYSDGRRTPAEIAALARAAGLDFINSSDHNTQSSHPHWASEAGDDLLIMLGEEVTTRNGHVVALGTEPDTFIDWRYRARDNRFGKYAREIRRAGGLVVPAHPHAACIGCAWKFGFGEADAVEVWNGPYTPDDEIALASWDATLVASVRENRAWLPAMGNSDAHRDPDAVGLPQTVVLADDLTREAIQDGLRAGRSYVAESKNLSLTFTASGGRAQHAGIGERLRVDADTPVTLRLEVTGAPRCTVRLVTDQGVLFTGDPLPVGGAGAVEWSTTAAYAAYVRAELRHETAAGAVPGALAAFTNPIFLGNPAH